One part of the Streptomyces lienomycini genome encodes these proteins:
- a CDS encoding RluA family pseudouridine synthase, translating to MRRRTPPPPSPLPQRDGIDAVRLRLPAGGPWSTVREHLAQRLSGAGAGVVDGMFDAGLFVGADGRAVAGDTPYEPGMYVWFHRELPAEVPVPFPLEIVYRDEHLVVADKPHFLATTPRGGHVTQTALARLRRELGIPALGAAHRLDRLTAGLVLFTVRPEERGAYQGLFAERRVRKEYEAVAPYDPALVLPRTVRSRILKERGVLAAREVDGEPNAVTRVELLARRLDRGLGRYRLFPGTGQTHQLRVHLSSLGVPILGDPLYPEVAAPVPAGDFRRPLQLLARELAFTDPVTGREHRFRSGRSLGAWTAYEEWADGQ from the coding sequence ATGAGACGCCGTACCCCTCCCCCGCCCTCGCCCCTGCCGCAGCGCGACGGCATCGACGCGGTGCGGCTGCGGCTGCCCGCGGGCGGACCGTGGTCCACGGTGCGGGAGCACCTGGCGCAGCGGCTGTCGGGTGCGGGAGCCGGCGTGGTCGACGGCATGTTCGACGCGGGGCTGTTCGTGGGTGCGGACGGCCGTGCCGTTGCGGGCGACACGCCGTACGAGCCGGGCATGTACGTGTGGTTCCACCGCGAGCTGCCCGCCGAGGTGCCGGTGCCGTTCCCGTTGGAGATCGTGTACCGCGACGAGCACCTCGTCGTCGCGGACAAGCCGCACTTCCTGGCCACCACCCCGCGCGGCGGCCATGTCACCCAGACCGCGCTGGCACGGCTGCGCCGGGAGCTGGGCATCCCCGCGCTCGGTGCCGCGCACCGCCTGGACCGGCTCACCGCCGGACTGGTCCTGTTCACCGTGCGTCCCGAGGAACGCGGCGCCTACCAGGGCCTGTTCGCCGAACGGCGGGTGCGCAAGGAGTACGAGGCCGTCGCTCCGTACGATCCCGCGCTCGTCCTCCCCCGGACCGTCCGCAGCCGGATCCTCAAGGAGCGCGGGGTGCTCGCCGCCCGCGAGGTCGACGGCGAGCCGAACGCCGTGACCCGCGTCGAGCTGCTCGCCCGCCGGCTCGACCGCGGGCTCGGCCGGTACCGGCTGTTTCCCGGCACCGGCCAGACCCACCAGCTGCGCGTGCACCTGAGCTCCCTCGGCGTGCCGATCCTGGGCGACCCCCTCTACCCCGAGGTGGCCGCCCCCGTGCCGGCCGGCGACTTCCGGCGTCCGCTGCAACTGCTCGCACGGGAGCTGGCGTTCACCGACCCGGTGACGGGGCGCGAGCACCGCTTCCGCAGCGGGCGGTCCCTCGGGGCGTGGACGGCGTACGAGGAGTGGGCCGACGGTCAGTAG
- a CDS encoding cytochrome P450 yields the protein MTPERHSPTGTGDRLLEPPPGCPAHGVGPGGLHRLHEAEDLEELYEKLREQHGPVAPALLHDDVPMWVVLGHAENLHMVSTPAQFSRDSRIWSPLNEGMVKPDHPLMPHIAWQPICSHAEGEEHKRLRGAVTSAMSGLDFRELRRHIKRYTQRIVNRFCEEGRADLVGQFAEHLPMGVMCHLLGMPDEYSDRMVEAARDTLKGTDTAIASHAHVMEALGRLTEARRADPADDIAGRLVTHPAGLTDDEVREHLRVVLLAAYEATVNLIGNVLRVVLTDPGFRAQLSGGQMTVPEAVEQSLWDEPPFSTVLAYFAKQETELGGQRIRAGDGLLLGIAPGNVDPRIRPDLDASMQGNRAHLAFGGGPHECPGQDIGRAIADAGIDALLMRLPDVQLDWDEDELRWRSSIASRHLVELPVRFEPKAQQDIMQQPSHAPLPAQRTPWHVGTPGLEPRTEPPLPSHPPRSEAAPVTVAAPPRAPEPESPRPRGAWQRFLLWWRGY from the coding sequence GTGACGCCTGAACGCCACTCCCCGACCGGAACGGGCGACCGCCTGCTCGAACCACCGCCCGGCTGCCCCGCGCACGGCGTCGGACCGGGCGGCCTGCACCGGCTGCACGAGGCGGAAGACCTGGAGGAGCTGTACGAGAAGCTGCGCGAGCAGCACGGGCCGGTCGCCCCCGCGCTGCTCCACGACGACGTACCCATGTGGGTGGTGCTCGGACACGCCGAGAACCTGCACATGGTGAGCACCCCCGCCCAGTTCTCCCGGGACAGCCGGATCTGGTCGCCGCTCAACGAGGGCATGGTCAAGCCCGACCACCCGCTGATGCCGCACATCGCCTGGCAGCCCATCTGCTCCCACGCCGAGGGAGAGGAGCACAAGCGGCTGCGCGGCGCGGTCACCAGCGCCATGTCCGGCCTCGACTTCCGGGAGCTGCGCCGGCACATCAAGCGCTACACCCAGCGCATCGTCAACCGGTTCTGCGAGGAGGGCCGCGCCGACCTCGTCGGCCAGTTCGCCGAGCACCTGCCGATGGGCGTGATGTGCCACCTGCTCGGCATGCCCGACGAGTACAGCGACCGCATGGTGGAGGCGGCCCGCGACACCCTCAAGGGCACCGACACCGCGATCGCCAGCCACGCCCACGTCATGGAGGCGCTGGGCCGGCTCACCGAGGCCCGCAGGGCCGACCCGGCCGACGACATCGCCGGCCGTCTGGTCACCCACCCGGCCGGGCTCACCGACGACGAGGTCCGGGAGCACCTGCGGGTGGTCCTGCTGGCCGCCTACGAGGCGACCGTCAACCTCATCGGCAACGTGCTGCGGGTGGTGCTCACCGACCCGGGCTTCCGCGCCCAGCTCAGCGGGGGCCAGATGACGGTGCCCGAGGCGGTCGAGCAGTCCCTGTGGGACGAGCCGCCGTTCAGCACCGTCCTGGCCTACTTCGCCAAGCAGGAGACGGAACTGGGCGGGCAGCGCATCCGCGCCGGCGACGGTCTGCTCCTCGGCATCGCGCCGGGCAACGTGGACCCGCGCATCCGCCCCGACCTGGACGCGAGCATGCAGGGCAACCGGGCGCACCTCGCCTTCGGCGGCGGCCCGCACGAGTGCCCCGGCCAGGACATCGGCCGCGCCATCGCCGACGCCGGCATCGACGCGCTGCTGATGCGGCTGCCCGACGTCCAGCTCGACTGGGACGAGGACGAACTGCGGTGGCGGTCGTCGATCGCCTCCCGGCACCTGGTGGAACTGCCGGTGCGGTTCGAGCCGAAGGCGCAGCAGGACATCATGCAGCAGCCGAGCCACGCCCCCCTCCCGGCCCAGCGCACCCCCTGGCACGTCGGCACCCCGGGGTTGGAACCACGCACGGAACCGCCCCTGCCGTCCCACCCGCCTCGGTCCGAGGCCGCCCCGGTGACGGTCGCGGCGCCCCCGCGGGCGCCCGAACCGGAGAGCCCCCGGCCGCGCGGTGCCTGGCAGCGCTTCCTGCTCTGGTGGCGCGGCTACTGA
- a CDS encoding GTP-binding protein, with amino-acid sequence MDFKSSDTIPGPRTEDRLPHTAEAAVKIVIVGGFGVGKTTMVGSVSEIRPLTTEETMTQAGIGVDDNYGSASKTATTVAMDFGRITITDELVLYLFGTPGQERFWFLWNGLFEGALGAVVLVDTRRLEVSFDVMGRLEERGVPFVVAVNTFPDAPRYPVAELRTALDLPEEIPILDCDVRRRASSRDVLMTLMRFLHALAMKGALT; translated from the coding sequence ATGGACTTCAAAAGCTCTGACACGATCCCGGGCCCGCGGACCGAGGACCGGCTGCCGCACACGGCCGAGGCCGCCGTGAAGATCGTCATCGTGGGCGGCTTCGGGGTCGGCAAGACCACGATGGTCGGCTCGGTCAGCGAGATCAGACCGCTGACCACCGAGGAGACGATGACCCAGGCCGGTATCGGGGTCGACGACAACTACGGTTCCGCCTCCAAGACCGCCACCACCGTGGCCATGGACTTCGGCCGGATCACCATCACCGACGAACTGGTCCTGTACCTCTTCGGCACACCCGGCCAGGAGCGCTTCTGGTTCCTGTGGAACGGCCTGTTCGAGGGCGCCCTCGGCGCGGTCGTGCTCGTAGACACCCGCCGCCTGGAGGTCAGCTTCGACGTCATGGGGCGCCTGGAGGAACGCGGCGTGCCCTTCGTGGTCGCCGTCAACACCTTCCCCGACGCGCCCCGCTACCCCGTCGCCGAACTGCGGACCGCGCTCGACCTGCCCGAGGAGATCCCCATCCTCGACTGCGACGTGCGCCGCCGCGCGTCCAGCCGGGACGTCCTGATGACCCTGATGCGGTTCCTGCACGCCCTCGCCATGAAGGGCGCGCTCACCTGA
- a CDS encoding DUF742 domain-containing protein codes for MTPPRRRRRSPGPDRPATPPSSGASGTSGKEGETRNPERLFVIGGEGNGERADIDLVTLIVARADPPVSATPEQAALLRLCAAPLSVAELSAYLSLPFSVVTVLLTDLLATELVQARAPIVRQKVADRNLLEAVMHGLQKL; via the coding sequence ATGACTCCTCCCCGACGCCGGAGGCGATCGCCCGGACCGGACCGGCCCGCCACCCCACCGTCGTCCGGAGCGTCCGGCACGTCCGGAAAAGAGGGCGAGACCCGCAACCCCGAGCGGCTCTTCGTCATCGGCGGGGAGGGGAACGGGGAGCGCGCCGACATCGACCTCGTCACCCTGATCGTGGCCCGCGCCGACCCCCCGGTGTCCGCCACTCCGGAACAGGCCGCCCTGCTGCGGCTGTGCGCGGCACCCCTGTCCGTGGCGGAGCTGTCGGCCTACCTGAGCCTGCCGTTCAGTGTGGTGACCGTGCTGCTCACCGACCTGCTGGCGACGGAACTGGTGCAGGCCCGCGCCCCCATCGTCCGCCAGAAGGTCGCCGACCGAAACCTCCTCGAAGCGGTGATGCATGGACTTCAAAAGCTCTGA
- a CDS encoding roadblock/LC7 domain-containing protein — translation MLRDLYDGVPGIEMIVVLSADGLRIARYSGDPDAADRVAAACAGLQSLASAVSQEIPTSDGDMKMVLIEMNGGYFYLMAAGPNAYLAVLSDVRCEPGRMGLSMADLVARIGPHLTSPARRNGQTV, via the coding sequence ATGCTCCGTGATCTCTACGACGGTGTCCCGGGCATCGAGATGATCGTGGTGCTCTCCGCCGACGGCCTGCGCATCGCCCGCTACTCCGGCGACCCGGACGCCGCCGACCGCGTCGCCGCCGCCTGCGCCGGCCTGCAGAGCCTGGCGAGCGCCGTCAGCCAGGAGATCCCCACCAGCGACGGCGACATGAAGATGGTGCTCATCGAGATGAACGGCGGCTACTTCTACCTGATGGCGGCCGGCCCCAACGCCTACCTCGCGGTGCTCTCCGACGTGCGCTGCGAGCCCGGCCGGATGGGCCTGAGCATGGCCGACCTGGTCGCCCGCATCGGCCCCCACCTGACCAGTCCCGCCCGGCGCAACGGGCAGACCGTATGA